The sequence aacataaaaatcagtCTTTGCATCttagcaaatgaaatgaaaaactacACTGAAAATTGCATAATATCATGCTCAGTGCAAATGTGACagcaatattatagaataaaaataaaataaatcatgtagGGCCACAACTTGATTTATTTTCAGCATCTTTTAGTATTCCACCATTCAACTCCCACAAAGgaacattattcttttttaaagcaaCCTGTAATTAACAAACAAGTTAATATCATTTACTAATATcatgaataaaatgcaatgattataatttaataaatccaaTCCTGTTACATGTTATAAAtgtacattttgtaattaaataattttattactcaaattgtaaaatttaaaatattttgggttACATCCATTTCAGagaaatgttacataaaataattaaatattattttaagatatagaGGCATGAAATAGAActgctaataattaaaataaaagcatgccACAGCAGTATGAGgaaatataataactttaaataaagaaataaaaaggaactAGGAAagttctttcttttctattttagtCTCATTATAAATACcattaaattattactataagaaaacaaataattgtcataaaaatgattgtaattaaaaatatagaaaaatgtttacatcattaagaagatataattaaaatattaatattttgttaaaaatacataaaaaaatataatacaactGAAAAGATATCATAGAAAGCCCAATCTCAAATCTGAAACTAATAATATCAGCTGAAATTATtagacagatatttttttctaaattctgtaaggcttttaaaatctgaaaaatacaagaacATAAATAGAGAGAGTTAGTAGagagcataaaaattatttatattaaaacggACATGGTTTAAGGATAATTGTATTACATTAAATCCCTGGAAATGTTTCATCAGCTTTCTTGGCAACAgatgttacttttataaaaaaatcaagagtatgctatttaatgattataattagtATCAAACAATGCTACTTAGAAAGCTAAAGCCCTGGTcaatttttcaagtaataaatggattatattataaaatcatgtCCTTTTGAAAtgacatattcataaaaaaaatgttttgatgagaGTGGAAGTTTCTCTCTAATGAATCAATAAACTGATGATTTTATAATTGGCTATTAGACATTATGTACTCTTGCTTCTCAGATATGTCAGATCATCAGGCCATATTACCACTGCTTAGAAAATTCAACAAGCCTTatcttttgaaaaactttttaaaaagttctttcaaCTATCTCAGATTAAAGACTGAGAGAAAGGATATAGTAAGTTGTTTTAAATGTTAGTGTTTCTCATTCccatttatatatcatatatcttCAGTCTAATTTAAATTCTCCATATACTTCTCAAGCCTAAACAGATGAACATAATGAAACACATACAACATGGATTGATAAATTAGCTGTTGGCTagtttttacagaatttataattGGTTTCTATTCATAGAAAATTTAGCtaacatacatttattaattttaattttttaaaatgcttttcaaatgTCGTTGCCTAAATGGACGTGAACAGTTTCTTCAGAGAAGATTTAGCTTACATCATAATTAAAAtggctaaaaaaattttataacactaAAATAAGGCAAGATTTTAGAtaagaaatgggaaaaaaaaattcttttaatagaaaaaaaatcttgcctgatatttttcaaagtttaatttccCGTTTTAACTAGTTTTTCAGGTAATTTGATAATTCCAAATTAATGTAAAAGCAGGATTTTATATGCAGGAAATGATTTCCACAAGAAGACACCTTTAAAAGATGTCAAACTGTTAAAGTGAACAATACATGACTATGACACATTGGATGAAAAGGATTGGAGTGCAGCTTTCGAAGAATGATGAACCACAGAGAAACTCAAAACAAGAATTTCTGCATAGAAGGATTTCTTACCAGAAATGATTAGATAGATTAGATGAAACAAGAATAGTGGAAACAGCTCATTTTGGATAGCCATACATGTCCTTCTTCATGTCACATATATTTCTTCTTAATCATAGAATTTTCGtatgtaaaaattcaataatcatttttgttcattataaataaatgattaagttATCATAAAGGACCAATTGATTCactaaaacccatcacacccaaaaatatgaatataattaaggagcaaattttttcatttaatcgacttttattttcttcttagcAGTtagactaaaattttaatataaatgccaattttgaaattatactaaACTATCATGACCAAGAGACATAAGGAACctaacagatataatttcaatgaaaaaagacaaaaagaagCATTTGATAAAGTGATGTAGACTTTTATGCATTCAAAATGGGAATTGTTCgtcatttaaaaagcaaaactacAGAAAATTGCTGAATTTCCAGTTCTATGGGGTTCTGATGTTATCCACCGAAGCAGATCAATATCAATCAATTAAAGTTCTAGGAATTAGAAGCCAAAAGATACAAGAAATATCAAAAGCTCACATAGATCAAAAGCTAAAGTATTTTGATACTTAATTTTACGtggtgagaaaaataattttgaaaatgtggaAGAATCTAAATCATCACTTATATGCATGTGTGCTTCTGCCTGAAtgtatgataatattaatatactgAAAATTATGGATATGTATATTGATTCAAAACTTTTAAGAGAGACATGCAACAAGGAAGTTGGCACAGAATTCCCAAATGGCACTGCTgtttaagattataattaaaagacagaaaataaaattctgaattagaTAAAGCAAGTCACAGCTACACAGAAGTCCAAATAAAAGACATAACAAActaaataaagattatatatatgtCTTTGTATGCAAGATAAAGCTAAAAgcattttacagaaaagaaaatgtaatcaCAAATAAAGTGCTTGAACAAATAATTGCTTCATAACCAGTCTTCCTCTATAACAATGATAAAAGACAATTcattaatttctaagatttaataATGTTTCTTGTGTAAAtgcaaattcatataaaaatacatgTTCTTATATATGTTAATATGAAATATGCCACAGAAATACTCTTAAAACTGGTCACATTATCTCtataaaacacaaagaaaatgaACAATATATCTGTGCAGCTATTGTGATTATCATGCACTTCTAAACTTCAACTGTATCATTGACTAACTGTAAAGTACCTGTATAACAATACCCTGCACCACTCAATGTTACTATTGATAATATGAAAGGTGCTATGCATGATAAATTTTCACTCAAGTATTACTTCCTGCCAGAGTATTATTGTTTGCCAAGAAAATGACTGTGTATAGATGGATCCTTTTAATCATTTGTACTTTATATTACAATTgcagcataaaaataaatggtttacAACAAATACAACCTCCTACACAGAGaagctgtttatttatttgttgtattttgtTAATGGTAATGAGAAATTGTAGAATTAActctatttttaatacaaaatatttagcataattgctttttttttttaccttcaaacatttttgatattcttGAAATAGTGGCTCACACACACTATCTCCACCTTCATTTTTCAAGAACTTTTCAGAGTACCAGGCATTAAAACATGcctcatatttttgtttcagttcCCTACAATCCTTACCAATGCTCTCCATCGTAATAGTTTGAAGATAATAATCTCTTAACAATGACtaattttttcagtttctgtttcagcctaataaataaaataaacaatattaataactggaaaatttacataaatagcTGTGCTGGTTAGTATTTATGAATTACATAATGTACTAcaacaaaacattataaattgtCTTAAacactaattcttttaatttaaggtaattattttttttccttatgaatattttttttaaaagcttcctacaatttattttaataaaatgaaaaattatcatttactttaaggagaaacaaaacaattaaaccaaaagttcaaaaatgacCCCATTTCATATATGACAGTTTTTATATAATGATACAAATATCTACATAATATTTCATGTTCTAATTATATGTTAAGTATAGTTTacaaatatttagtttcttttttttccagatttaaatgttgaaatacttaaaattcaaCTCATGCTTTTCCTAGATTTATATAATACAGATAagcaaaaaaatcaacaaataattttattctaaaataaattaataaaaagaatatttctgttAATTCTAGCAACAATACTTATGTACTGTTGATGAAACTCTGTTAGTATGCATTTTCTGGTACATGCATTGTTTGGTATAACAATCaaacacaaattataaaaaaaaaaaaaaatgctttaaatggttTTATAccggtatataaaaaaaatttatcaaaaatttggaggttaaaataaaaattgcaattatgtgACTATTTCATGGTATTCTCAGCAATAATTAACATTATCTTGAATTAAAAAGAGAATGTTTTCATCTTCATAAGCCAAAGAAATATTAGTAAAgcagatttcaatatttaaatttggaattagaGATGCAAAACTCAGCAGCAAATAAATACTAACTGCATcaataaactaagaaaaaattcaacaacaaaaaataaatattaattgtcaaTACGTTTATACCCAAACACACAATACTTCAAAACCACTTAAATAATCTTTTCACCCTCAAtcttgtttaatttcaaatagtagttAATTTAAATCAGCTTAGCATATTAcggattattaaaaattttaaagttgctATTGCATTTgcaaataagggggggggggaattatttTAAGCAACTACAACTGAaaactttcaaaaagtttttcagAACATTACAAGCTGCAATCTGTTCATGTCACTTAAAGAACATATAGGTTAttgcaataacataaaaaattttgcaaaataattaatgtagCTGTTTATAGTAACTACAGAGCGTGATATGGCAGCAGCATGAAAATTATgctataaaatttacattttaaaattattaaataagttaaaattatcgtgaaaagtaataaatagtaatttttaagtcTGGAtagagtgtttttttaaattgcattaatggACTTTTActtaaatgagttttaaattggatttttcgtttttgaattacaCATTAAAACGATATCgctgcaaattattttcattcagttaACAACAAAAatctataacaattttaaattttaattataaataattacttgcAAAAGTATCACGTTGTaatgaatttaacatttgttTACATCCCATTGTTGTGCTCAGGTCGAAAATAATTCGCAACCGGAACCGGAATCCGTAGTTGTTACAACAAGGAAAAAATCCCAATAAGCATGTGACTACTAAGAACCAATGAAATCGAAATGCACGTATTTTGTAATTACCACTTattatttcaggttttttttttttttttttttttcaaatataaaagttagTAACCAAAATCATAGCGaatctaatttttattgtaaagtttccagtatttttttatatttcgaattcaaaataaaatgccattttactaaaaataaaataatcctgcAGTGAAGGCCAATCAAACCGGTTGTACATCCTAGAACAGGAAAATTACAAGAACAGGAAAACCTAGAGCAGGGAATTGCATTTTACTCAAATCTTGCATAGTGCTGTTACTCATTAAGAAGTTCTCCCGATTGTCTGTtggaaatctataaaaaaattttaattttcaaagtattcCTGGAATTTTTGTTGTGAAgttttaaatttgacaaattacCGCCTTTTTAAGAAATTACCAATTGGTGGAAGTAAAGATTCTGTCTGTAGTGTTACGAAAATAATTTgcatcatattttgattttttttttctaatgggaTTTTACTATGGAGTTTTCTCCTTGCTTACATGGGACGAGGTCACTTCCTCTCTCTTGTCGGAACTGAAATATCGTTGTTTGTTGTTCTGTAACTGTGTTATTTTTTATGCACGTGTTTTATTTATAACAGTCAGAACTGCCcgaattgaaaaaaacatttgtaaaatgaaTAGCGAACAAAAACCATTCGTTCCAAAGACTCCTATAGATTTCCAGAAGTTAAAGTTGGAACGATTAATGGCAAACCCAGtaagtaaattttgtttataaatttgttataaattttcatacgTAAATCTTTTGAACCACTATTGATATGGTTATGtagtttaaaatatcagaataatttatatttatatatatatatatattcgttattGTCTTTGAGGTTTCTTTTTCCCTATTATAAAACTGATATAATACTTcatgaaatttaacaaattaattgtaGTAGTATAATGCAGAGAAAGTATTGAATTACATGTGAACATTTCAAAACCGATGCAAAATGAAGGAAGTTTATTATAAGTATtgtttagcaacaaaaaaaagaaaaataggaaatccaaaataaacagtttttaataattgttattttttttttaaattataaaactgtggtttagatattttgtttatttcattctgctcatatttgttaattctgaaattaacttgtataatgatttgataaaaaaaattttggcgaTTGATGGAAAAATAATAGTAAACTTACAAGTTTTACATAATACAAAGataaagctttatttattatgataaaaatttctcaTGGTATGTTGTATAAAAGTCTATAAGCATACATAACATTCTCATGTTTGGTATTATTATCATAAGTTTTacttttcaaagttaaatataattttaagagatAGTGGGATGATtgtttcaaagtatatatgtgaaatttgttatagaaaattttaaaagctatgcATATAATCAATGTgtatagttatttaataattcattctaaaatggccATGTTTTAAATACATCATGTAAAATGGATGAATGTATTAAAATCCTGATATTTGTAGGAAAAGCCTGTGATAATTCCTGAAATGCCAAAGGAGAAAAAAGGTTTTACTGTACCTGAATTTGTTCGTAATGTGATGGGTAAGAGTAATTCTGCAATTACttgtattatttgtaaataaattaaaaatgggttataataaataaaaaaaatgaaatttttattgttaaatcatGCTGTATGTTCCAAATGAAAGGCTTAGTTTAtttacatcataattttttaatagtgattgttataatatttttaacttctctGCAAAGTTAGAGCAACTTTTTAATCGTTTTGTTATAAGAAGTTATCCAGATAATGTACCTGCAAAAGTAATGCCTTTGTTTGTGGCCTGATACAATTgctttgccatttttatttattctgtttataacTTCTTTACTCTAATTAGTTAATTGTTTTGCTTCAAATGTCTCTTGTTTTGGTAGTTTAATTGCTGAAACAAGAAAACTGGTAATGAAAGCATACAGGCACAAACCTTatctttttatctttgaaaagaaaacatttcctaGTACATCAAATACCTTCTAATAAGATAACTGAATTTTCTCctgcattttatataaagattaatacTGTTACAGTGGGatgaatgaatatatatctttttttatgaatataaattgattttaatggaaaattatctacccttttttttataatgcattctcTAAATTGTCTGTTGAAAattgattctatttatttaagtAGCTTCATTAAATacttatgtaattatatttcaacatttaatttaatatttattacttaataagaCCAGATTTTacttcaaatcattattttaatgtttgcaaatttcttctttttatcaaaaagcaaaaattatcttcatttttcttGTTTGATCATGTATGATAAGTTTGAATGTTGTCATTGCATTCAAACTTtgctttcattataaaataaggaACTGTAAATGAAAGctttattagaatttcatttaaacataaattatgactTTATGTGAGTAAAAGTGATAAGATCTAATTGTATTCACTTATGTAGtgctatataaaaagaaataaagttttgtagggcatatatataaatctacgtatgaaagtaaaatttataatttatgtaatttcttcTGATATGATAGtttaggaaataaaatgtatattaaactgcatatttttcctacttttacagtattttattaaagagTGAAGATTtgaatattctgtaaaaattattctcTGCTTAATTAGGCTCAAGTGCTGGAGCTGGGAGTGGCGAGTTTCATGTTTATAGACATCTAAGACGAAAAGAATATACCAGACAGAAGATGATCGAAGAAAAAGGTGAAAAAGtgagtttaatattttaacctcCTGAAGAATTTAATATAGTTTCTAAACCTTGAATgcctctaaatatatatatatatttatctgttCTTAATTTATTCCATCTCACTTATTTATTTGGGGTCTGATTATATTCTTCgcagatttttgtttaaaaagtatttaaaatagtaaaagtaaattttttttaaaactttgctgTCAACTTTTTACTTTTAGTGCCTCAGAAGATCATTAagagtaaataatttattgaaataagtcATTTTTCAATAGAATTGAAAATGCTAAATACCATAGGAGATTCTTTTTACAGTGAATTAAGTTAAACTAGCTAAAATATTTGAGACAAATTTAATGGAATGCAAATTTACAATCGTGCAACAATCCTACAACATTGttataacaacaaaataataataatatgtgaaatatatattgctttaGACAGCAGGTTATGATATTCCCAGGTCCTAAAATAAGTCATTAATGTTGCTTCATATTTACCAATATTATATCTATCATGCtgcatacagtttttttttttttaattttattgaatattattctatttgtagtaataaatttaaatgcttttgtttctagtaataataatttgtacTTTATCCAGATTAGTTGAACAAATATTACATATGATTTTTGGGGATCCTTCCCTTTTGAAATACTATTTTGTGTTGAAATTCCTTGCCAAATACTATCTTGTTTTATAGAATTCGTCTCTTATTCAAATGTTGAATTTGCTTATGCTTTTTAGGAAAGATTAGATGAAGAGTTCCATaggaaaatggaagaaaatcaaagaATGATAGAAGAGAAAACagcaaagaaaagaataaaaaggtTCCTTTTCATTctctaatttattttctactagGTGCCTTttgcgaccagccggttcgccaatcttaatgcacgttaaaattttaataattaaattttttatggaacTCTCATTTTAATTGCTccttccttaaaatattttaaaacttaaattttaatggtcatgtaattcactcataatattataaaggccttcagccataacataatatgtatctctctacttttctgttagctcccgtataatttatgcttttaaagtggaaattattaaactgcaataaatataataatattttttttactgaaacaaagcttttttttttttttttttttttttttttttttgaatatgagtactgaatACAAAGTCGCTgaatatttaaaccttatgggcactaaagaatatttttcttaatttatataatatcttaagaagttttcaaaaaaaaatttctcagattcatcataaacagaccgattaattaacaatgtttagttttaaatgcatcaaacactataaaaataaacaatcatttgaaataatctgtcgaaaacatattaagtcTTCAAAACCAAGTCTGTAtccagttgtcaacaatcagaacacaatgcgcatgcgtgaattttcaactccagttggggtaacgctatgcagattagaaatttttaatttcctttattctgttttattttaattcaaaagtacttcagaatgaatctgaaagatcgattaattaacaatgtttaattttaaatgcgtcaaacattaagaaaataaacagaatcgtttgaaataattggccgaaaatttcttaagcctatcctctttagcgtgggggGAAAAAAccgaaaccttactcatttgggggtggggaaatgaaaagatttttttgatgagaaagttagttattaattaataattaaaattctaattaaaaattttaaagcgccccagatgcacattcccgacctccaaggtatgcatgtgccaaatttggtagctataggtcgaacggtctggcctgtagagcacctacccacacacacattgagctttatataagtatagatatgctTCTTTCTcatttaagtgaattaaaaaaaaaatttttttttgatagatacttcaaattttaattatctacttatgataattttataattatatgtttatttatttataataaatacttgGAAGAATTTGATCTTGTTtacaatgcctttttttttaggAGTGTTTTTAATATGctgtattttaaatactattttttaaaaattggatatttatgTTAATTACTAAAAGCATGGTTGAGTTTCTTTGTATAATGAAATGATTGAACTAActtgtgaaatataataaattatatataatatcctataatttattatgtatttaagtTATTTGCCCTtgtaattatagaatttatatcaTGCTAtacataatgacttaaattataCAGTGTTTTGggaatttatttcaagtttttaaattctgtatatgGAGCTCTTTTTACATCATCTGTACataaatattgttgttttaaGAATATGTCATCTGATGGCTCTTAAATCCATGTATGATTATAAGAGCTGcttatgatttgaattttaaaaaatattatttaaagttgtttttcaGCAAAACCTCTGAAGTAGACTGATCTCCTTCactcatttatgaaattttgctgtctttttcatgtaaaattgCATCTTTTTGGGAATTCtatgccagtttttttttttttttttttttctatagcatGCATTTTATGTTGAGATGAAcacaatttattattgttattctaaGATAATAATTTCAGTATTCTTATtctgcagaaatttttaaatttcaaaatatttcctcaggattttaattctatgaacatagatgtttttttattgtgtttctgAATGGAATGGAATGAGGGGggtttctgttttgttttatatatatatataagtaataaaaattaagttaataggaaattcaaattaaaccaaataaatataatttaataaacgagtggaggtatattgatgacctacttttaataaacttagacaatactaatattgttactaattgctatctagaagatttaattctaacagtaacaaataaaaatcaacttaaggatacctttctggatttaaaaatcgaaattgcttatgataaaacaatagttggtatctacgctaaaagggatgaattcaactttaaaataacaaaactatgtaactaccattccaatctaaattctaaaattttcaaaaatctaattttctcacaatttaacaggatcttaagggtttgcaataataaaaattcctattttgaaGCATCagataacctcattaaaaatttaattaataatgaatttctaagAAACTACTGTAATATCAACTTTTTGATTAAGCAAaatatgatttgggattaatcctttacctaaaataaaaatagaactttccttgcatattagatcactcaatagatggcgctgggacaATTGTTTTTTACCTTAAATGTGTTGGCTTGGGGTTTTTAAAAAAGCAGGAATcgcaatcgatagcttaaaatttctttgcctgcttctggtatgttctttcctttttgtctTTCATTACTTATTTCATTTAGTGTTATTATAtcgtatttttgttttattgttatttttgttattgtatttttgcttattagtggatgtattcttctaatttattgttttgtattatcctttctgttaaaatggtatatcaattgggcctaatttcaggggatttttgggtcacgaggaatcattatttgactttttagtctgcattccttcacaaaaaaaatccttttttttttttttttttttttgaattcctgcctgagggtgacccttgaaaaagtcttcagcccagattcttttttttatttggtttaatttgaatttccttattaacttgatatttattacttttgtctcaattcatctgtgtttttaGATGTAGCTGCATTtccgctctctaaatactatgatgttttttttttttcctgctccATTTTTGGTTATAgtttgaatagaaataatttctagttGCGATTCCAAAACTATTTCGTTTCGCAATCGCAACTAGtttcacgaggaatcattatttgactttttagtctgcattccttcacaaaaaaaatctttttttttttttttttttttttttgaatccctgcctgagggtgacccttgaaaaagtcttcagcccggattcttttttttatttggtttaatttgaatttcctattaacttggtttttattacttttgtctcaattcatctgtgttttagatgtagcTGCATTtccgctctctaaatactatgatgaTTTTTTTCCTGTTCCATTTTTGGTTCTAgtttgaatagaaataatttctagttGCGATTCCAAAACTATTTCGTTTCACAATCGCAACTAGtttcacgaggaatcattatttgactttttagtctgcattccttcacaaaaaaaaaatcctttttttttttaatccctgcctgagggtgacccttgaaaaagtcttcagcccggattcttttttttatttggtttaatttgaatttcctattaacttgatttttattacttttgtctcaattcatctgtgttttagatgtagcTGCATTtccgctctctaaatactatgatgaTTTTTTTCCTGTTCCATTTTTGGTTATAgtttgaatagaaataatttctagttgcaattccgaaactatttcgtttcgttttcaaaatatttcttattttgattcgtTATATAAATGTTGTTTCAATTCGTCTTGGATATTTCTGAGGCATAAAGAATTACCCTTAGAAATGACTTTTATTggcaatttaatttgaaaaacttttgtaGTTAATGGTGGAGGGAGAGGAGTTGAAACAGAAgctttaagtttaaatttcagtACTTGTGTATTGCAATAgatgtttttgttaaaaattttgtctttttatttttgatatttttattttaaagaatccaTGTTCCATTCCTTTATGGTACACTGCCctttacagcttttttttttttcatctgaatttaaactttaaatagcCTATTCAGGCCTAAAGGAGTATTTCATGAGAAttgtatttacaattttgattctGTGTGTGTTCTGTCACCTGGAATATTACTCCACTAAAGCTCTGAAAATTATGACTAAgcaagaattataataaaacacaaaaatgggtaaattttttgaat comes from Argiope bruennichi chromosome 2, qqArgBrue1.1, whole genome shotgun sequence and encodes:
- the LOC129961949 gene encoding PRKR-interacting protein 1 homolog, encoding MGFYYGVFSLLTWDEVTSSLLSELKYRCLLFCNCVIFYARVLFITVRTARIEKNICKMNSEQKPFVPKTPIDFQKLKLERLMANPEKPVIIPEMPKEKKGFTVPEFVRNVMGSSAGAGSGEFHVYRHLRRKEYTRQKMIEEKGEKERLDEEFHRKMEENQRMIEEKTAKKRIKRLKRKEKLKKLKAEGLLKRKGKQDEKENNSEEDSSENESSNSESEKDTSEKQPVAEPSESNRENEKRELSKKQEC